DNA from Agarilytica rhodophyticola:
CCATGCTTTCTCTATTTACATTCAGTCTAGATCTGGCGATCGCCCTTGTATTTTCGCTAAACTCCATTCTGCTCCTAATTACTTCGGGAGATACTATAGGCAAGCATGCGTTATTTCACTTATCGTCAGTGATTCTCGCATTCGCTGTGGGGTACAAGTATGTCGTATAATGACAACTCACAGAGTAAGAATTTATCATTTATTCCAAATGATAATGTTTCGCTACGCTACGAATCCAGAATTAGGGAGCTAGCCAATACAGTTTTTATTCATCAAGCGTTAAAAAATAGTTTCTATGAGTTGTGGGTTTCACGCCCATTCACAGAGATTGAATTTCGAAAATTTTCTCATAACTATTTTTATCGAGTGCATGCAACAACGAGAAGGCTTTCCGTGGCTCTAGTTTCTATAGACGACTGGAACTCAAAAATTCAGCTACTCCACAATCTTTCTGATGAACTGGGGGCGGGATTTTCAGAAAATGTACATGTACGAGTTTTGCATCGTTGGATTAATTCACTTGGTAGAAAGATTGATAGCAGTTGGCGCTTTGACGCCATAGATGAATCGATGATCTTGGATACTACCAAAGAGTTCATAGCAGAAACTGAGTCCCTTTGCCAAAAGGGCGCACTAAGTGCGTGTGGAGCTATACTTGCCCAAGAGTGGCATGGATACACGCAGATTGGTTTGCTATATGAAGGGTTCAGGAATTACAAACCACTATATGAGTTCGATGACTTTCATGATGTCTCAGAATATTTTTATGTTCATCTAGGCAGGGCAGAAAAGGAACACAAGGAACAAGCTGTCACAATGTGCGCTCGTAACTGTAATAGTGAATCAGATTTCTTGGAGATGTCAGATAGTTTCCAACGTTACCTACAATTACTTGCGAAATTTTGGGACGGCATCCATCTTTCAATTACGGACAATCAAGTAAGAAGTACTTAAGAGAAGGAGATAGCCGAGGTTCATTAGGGACTGCACATAACAATTGGTTGAACTCGATAGCAATCGTACGGCAAGTATTACACCGAACAAGCCGGTAAATGCGACGTTAACGTCCGTTTTGTGGAAACAGCAGTCATTCTCTTATAAGAAAAATTTGGTCGTGGTCAGTTAAACCTCTCATCCTTACTGTAATATTAACTCTTTGTTAAACCCCGTGCTTTAGAATAAATATAACCATTTATTAACGTAATTAACGGGTGGTTGGGACATCGGGGTGAGATATGAGAAAGAATAAGGACATAGTAATCAGATTTAACCCTGTTAAATCTGATTATAATATCTCTATAGAGATATTCGCTTTTGCCCAGATTGCGGGGCGGCATGGATAAAGAGTTTGACCGCATCAACATGCGCGCCCGTCTAAAAAAAATCGATGATGATCATTATGATCTAAATTCTGAACGTTCAGGTCATGAGAATACAGGCCGCATCAAACGTTTTGGCCTTGAAAATAAAACCCGTGAAGAAAAGCAACACAAAGAAGAAAAACGCAAATTATCTGAGCTTGCGCTACTCATGCAAAACCCTGAATATCGGGAAGCGTGGACACATGCAATATCCACTTTAAACGAAGCTGACCAAGCGGTATATGATGCTTTGAATTTGGCAAATGAACATCTATCCAAAGCGCAAAAAGAACACGATGCTTTACAAAGTGAAGCCAGCAAAAAGAAATTAGAAGAAGCTCAAGCGCACTACGACCACATACAAGCGCATGAGCAACGCCTCGGTGACATTCGCGAAGCGTTTGAAGATCAAAATAATCCCTTATCACTTGATGAGATAAAAGCCTTTACCGCAGAAATTCAAGCTATTCATGCGGACGTATCCCCGAAAACGGAGAGCAAGCAGGAACTGGAGGTCACACATGTTAATCCCTCAGCCGTTCCTGATCTTAAATTGTAATCACTTTCGGTACGTCCCACACACACGTTCTGTCAGAGCCAGAAAAATAG
Protein-coding regions in this window:
- a CDS encoding TenA family transcriptional regulator, whose protein sequence is MSYNDNSQSKNLSFIPNDNVSLRYESRIRELANTVFIHQALKNSFYELWVSRPFTEIEFRKFSHNYFYRVHATTRRLSVALVSIDDWNSKIQLLHNLSDELGAGFSENVHVRVLHRWINSLGRKIDSSWRFDAIDESMILDTTKEFIAETESLCQKGALSACGAILAQEWHGYTQIGLLYEGFRNYKPLYEFDDFHDVSEYFYVHLGRAEKEHKEQAVTMCARNCNSESDFLEMSDSFQRYLQLLAKFWDGIHLSITDNQVRST